In Candidatus Wallbacteria bacterium, a genomic segment contains:
- a CDS encoding sigma 54-interacting transcriptional regulator, which translates to MEQKILICSLLESQSAAASYIAMQRFQDSELVLTSVPGFPAKILEILSTLKTSSHFFFLGAEVFYNLKEFQAVIEAAVTSGHQITWLNNRHDLSFFQSRTGPNFRLLENKLSLPQMMAEKFEVDSESVRKYLAWQEKKSQLIFPGLLYFTILHSHYKKENDIVGQLELFESLPASFINLDFVHSQYQINCMNLFLLARGGCFLKLKELILKYGTNQGNVLINGEKGTGVETAAFLIHYCSRRTGRPFLEIFCAGLDEEQLEMELFGLEGFSGTQNKPGILEKANGGTVFLQDIDKVPARLQKKILDFLDERSFRRVGGVKKINTDVRIISSAENALPEDFDGNGLRQDLYYGITDTILEIPSLRQSPDDIIAIAEDISYRLAEELKLDAVNFDENARQYLTSGKWPGNIRQLTRHLKMAYFSNHWKWEMKGEKYEGRLQKTTGDSKADFSEYDLKLSMEQHKLEIIRRYYQKFGSNKAQTAKALDITLNTLKSALKKIGLS; encoded by the coding sequence ATGGAACAAAAAATTCTGATCTGCAGTCTGCTTGAATCGCAGAGTGCTGCGGCATCTTATATTGCTATGCAAAGATTTCAGGATTCAGAGTTAGTCCTGACTTCTGTGCCAGGATTTCCTGCTAAAATCCTTGAAATTCTTTCAACTCTTAAAACCAGCAGTCATTTCTTCTTTTTGGGAGCTGAAGTTTTCTACAATCTGAAAGAATTTCAGGCTGTGATAGAGGCAGCAGTAACTTCCGGGCATCAGATAACCTGGTTAAACAACCGCCATGACCTGTCTTTTTTCCAAAGCAGAACCGGACCGAATTTCAGGCTGCTTGAAAATAAGCTCAGTCTGCCTCAAATGATGGCCGAAAAATTCGAAGTCGATTCAGAATCTGTCAGAAAATATCTTGCCTGGCAGGAAAAGAAATCTCAGCTGATTTTTCCGGGTCTTCTGTATTTTACGATTCTCCATTCACATTACAAGAAAGAAAATGATATTGTGGGTCAGCTCGAGCTGTTTGAAAGCCTGCCTGCCTCATTTATCAATCTTGATTTTGTCCACTCCCAGTATCAGATCAACTGCATGAATCTGTTCTTACTGGCCCGTGGCGGATGTTTCTTGAAACTGAAAGAACTAATTCTGAAATACGGAACAAATCAAGGGAACGTCCTGATAAACGGAGAAAAAGGGACTGGAGTTGAAACAGCTGCATTCCTGATCCATTACTGCAGCAGAAGAACAGGACGCCCTTTCCTTGAGATATTCTGTGCTGGTCTGGATGAAGAACAATTGGAAATGGAATTGTTCGGACTGGAAGGTTTCAGTGGGACCCAGAATAAACCTGGAATTTTGGAAAAAGCTAATGGCGGGACAGTGTTTCTGCAGGACATTGATAAAGTTCCTGCCAGGCTTCAGAAAAAAATTCTTGATTTTCTGGATGAACGCAGCTTCCGCAGGGTGGGAGGAGTAAAAAAAATCAATACAGATGTCAGGATCATCAGTTCTGCTGAAAATGCACTTCCCGAAGACTTTGATGGCAATGGGCTGAGACAGGATCTTTATTATGGCATTACTGACACGATTCTTGAAATCCCCTCTCTCAGACAGTCGCCTGACGATATTATTGCAATCGCCGAAGACATCAGTTACAGATTGGCTGAGGAGCTGAAGCTGGACGCAGTTAATTTTGATGAAAATGCCAGGCAGTATTTGACAAGCGGGAAATGGCCGGGGAACATCAGGCAGTTGACCAGACATCTTAAAATGGCATATTTTTCGAATCACTGGAAATGGGAAATGAAAGGTGAAAAGTATGAAGGGCGGCTTCAGAAAACAACCGGTGACTCCAAGGCAGACTTTTCTGAGTATGATCTGAAACTTTCCATGGAGCAGCATAAGCTGGAAATCATCCGCAGATATTATCAGAAGTTCGGATCAAACAAGGCGCAGACAGCCAAGGCCTTGGATATTACACTCAATACTCTGAAATCGGCATTGAAGAAAATCGGCTTATCTTAG
- a CDS encoding tetratricopeptide repeat protein: MFCFLVLLELVLNIAGTVFRREYYVPPKETLGKKVVLCLGDSVTYGAGVERGQDYPSKLQGLLGNDYLVLNLGIPGANSSDVLHKLRESLKTYRPQTVVIQAGPANAWNHNGLSESMGGESLLVIFREILGSLKTYRLVTLLSGNIHSRLAGNPPSRERFIPEVTEEISLNREKTSELEIIQPPVLEFTMEVSRNSLDFNQYHSRSWELIHQKQFSKLLVTIDAPDSISDSLELGALGTALHWTGSFNEALSVFETGIRKWPDISAFYIGAALSLCELGKLKSAQELLKTGIDKTGPDIGYFTAMGHIYFAAHLNIQALRWLNAALTYDPHDAVIYKLLGDIHEDLAQPERAREYYMEGLRNNPDFEGILFALGNLASLQGKASDAKSWYEKVLAVNPENAVARSRLSAGSTVETALEEYALRHPVGPIAYLDLSRMEMVKNNLPAAREWLEKAVSSNPGSGTAYQQLGDTFFQQYDFEEARRWYEEGIRNAPEFPGNYFGMGNVEVEKKDYSRVLWWFEQAFQKGGRRLIVGNVALSVLRICTDSPDSAETFVDWFDRQLGGFSDTFDLQYYYNSVAVLFLEKGQLERALVYFRKSDNRQAVSLIDRRIREGAANDSYIRFISTWVAKDLEKSVEICRSSGCSVLFLNYPDNENKPARIVAARLGVVLVDAYAAFMKLWLAGKSRQDYLLPDQVHCTPLGNEFMAGLVMEKLGTLP; this comes from the coding sequence GTGTTTTGTTTTCTGGTGCTGCTTGAACTTGTGCTCAATATTGCCGGAACAGTTTTCCGCAGGGAATATTATGTTCCCCCGAAAGAAACCCTGGGAAAAAAAGTGGTGCTTTGCCTTGGTGATTCGGTCACCTATGGCGCAGGGGTGGAGAGGGGGCAGGATTATCCTTCTAAACTTCAGGGCTTGCTTGGGAATGACTATCTGGTGTTGAATCTTGGAATCCCTGGTGCCAATTCCTCGGATGTATTGCATAAACTGCGGGAGAGCCTGAAAACTTATCGCCCGCAGACAGTAGTGATCCAGGCCGGTCCGGCCAATGCCTGGAATCACAATGGCCTTTCCGAATCAATGGGGGGAGAAAGCTTACTTGTGATTTTTCGGGAAATCCTCGGCTCTCTGAAGACCTACCGTCTAGTCACACTTCTTTCTGGAAACATTCATTCCAGACTGGCCGGGAATCCACCTTCCAGAGAAAGATTTATCCCTGAAGTCACTGAAGAGATCTCTCTGAATCGGGAGAAAACCAGTGAACTTGAAATCATTCAGCCTCCTGTCCTGGAGTTTACCATGGAAGTTTCGCGGAACAGCCTGGATTTCAACCAGTATCATTCCAGATCCTGGGAGCTGATCCATCAGAAACAGTTTTCCAAACTGCTGGTCACAATAGATGCTCCTGATTCCATTTCGGATTCTCTGGAGCTGGGAGCACTCGGTACTGCGCTTCACTGGACAGGCAGTTTCAACGAAGCTTTGTCGGTGTTCGAGACAGGCATCCGTAAATGGCCCGACATTTCAGCTTTTTATATTGGAGCAGCTCTTTCCCTCTGTGAACTGGGAAAATTGAAATCAGCCCAGGAGCTCCTGAAGACTGGAATCGATAAGACCGGGCCTGACATCGGGTATTTTACTGCGATGGGGCACATTTACTTCGCCGCTCATTTGAACATTCAGGCGTTGAGATGGCTGAACGCGGCCCTTACCTATGATCCGCATGACGCAGTCATCTATAAACTGCTCGGGGACATCCACGAGGATCTTGCCCAGCCGGAACGCGCCCGGGAATATTACATGGAAGGGCTTAGAAACAATCCGGATTTCGAGGGTATCTTGTTTGCGCTGGGAAATCTGGCTTCATTGCAGGGAAAAGCATCAGATGCGAAGAGCTGGTACGAAAAGGTGCTGGCAGTAAACCCCGAGAATGCAGTCGCCAGGTCCAGACTGTCAGCAGGCAGTACTGTTGAAACCGCGCTGGAGGAATACGCACTGCGGCATCCAGTGGGTCCTATCGCTTATTTAGATCTGTCCAGGATGGAAATGGTCAAAAACAATCTTCCGGCTGCCCGGGAATGGCTGGAAAAAGCTGTCAGTTCCAATCCCGGGTCTGGTACTGCATATCAGCAGCTCGGAGATACTTTTTTCCAGCAGTATGATTTTGAAGAGGCCAGGCGCTGGTATGAGGAAGGTATCCGCAATGCCCCGGAATTTCCGGGAAACTACTTTGGCATGGGAAATGTGGAAGTGGAAAAGAAGGACTACAGCCGGGTGCTGTGGTGGTTCGAACAGGCATTCCAGAAAGGAGGCAGAAGACTCATCGTGGGAAATGTAGCGCTCAGTGTCCTGCGGATCTGCACTGATTCGCCGGATTCAGCTGAAACGTTCGTGGACTGGTTTGATCGCCAGCTTGGCGGGTTCAGTGATACGTTCGATCTTCAATATTACTACAATAGCGTAGCTGTTCTTTTTCTCGAAAAAGGCCAGCTGGAACGGGCGCTGGTTTACTTCCGTAAAAGCGACAACCGCCAGGCCGTTTCTCTGATAGACAGGCGGATCAGGGAGGGTGCTGCCAACGATTCATACATTCGGTTCATCAGCACCTGGGTTGCAAAAGACCTGGAGAAGTCGGTTGAAATATGCAGGAGCTCAGGGTGCAGTGTGCTTTTTCTGAATTATCCCGACAATGAAAACAAACCGGCCCGGATCGTAGCTGCCAGGCTTGGAGTGGTTTTAGTAGACGCTTATGCTGCATTCATGAAGCTCTGGCTTGCCGGCAAATCCCGGCAGGATTATCTGCTGCCCGATCAGGTGCACTGCACTCCGCTCGGGAATGAATTCATGGCCGGACTGGTGATGGAAAAACTGGGGACATTACCCTGA
- a CDS encoding tetratricopeptide repeat protein → MNKIFLIIFLCILAYGSIYMGRRMYTSTSGFVNNEKKVMNLYESALAEKNSGDLERAKADLDQALEFAPENKKINILLGDVYTAMNFEENAVGFYERGLSSPEGVNSEDIPVMFTLSRQYVNNHNLKTRYGFKKCYSVAMECYQKILGFEPQNTKAMLGLGICQSKLEDYQSAKETLDKLLKLNPDAKIAAMAQQILNELNTLKNPTK, encoded by the coding sequence ATGAATAAAATTTTTCTGATCATTTTTTTATGCATACTGGCTTATGGATCCATTTACATGGGGCGGAGGATGTATACCAGCACCAGTGGATTCGTAAATAACGAAAAGAAAGTAATGAATCTTTATGAGAGTGCGCTTGCCGAAAAAAACTCGGGAGATCTGGAGCGTGCGAAAGCAGACCTGGATCAGGCCCTGGAATTCGCTCCTGAGAACAAGAAGATCAACATTCTGCTGGGTGATGTCTATACAGCCATGAACTTCGAAGAAAATGCCGTTGGTTTTTATGAACGCGGCCTTTCCTCGCCTGAAGGCGTGAATTCAGAAGACATCCCGGTGATGTTCACCCTGTCCAGGCAATATGTCAACAACCACAACCTTAAAACCAGATACGGATTCAAGAAGTGCTATTCTGTCGCAATGGAGTGCTACCAGAAAATACTCGGATTTGAACCACAAAACACCAAAGCCATGCTGGGTCTGGGAATCTGCCAGTCCAAACTTGAGGATTATCAGTCTGCAAAAGAGACCCTGGATAAACTTCTCAAGCTCAATCCGGACGCCAAGATAGCAGCGATGGCTCAACAGATCCTGAATGAGCTGAACACTCTTAAAAACCCCACTAAGTAA
- a CDS encoding ATP-dependent Clp protease ATP-binding subunit, translated as MTEVFTNRAKKILFSAQEESAFLGKSYVGPEHLLLAIVKEADDGLKRLLGNFNLRYSHLRVEIEALTANTKIKVAVHRDLTPAAKLVLRNAVEEAYACGAMQADLEHLMIALLKLDEGIIPVLFREIRIERIEIINAIYTISSNDKSDKKNPKPSSMLDRCGINLTAEAMAQRLDPVIGRKTEINRMIRILARRSKNNPVLIGDPGVGKTAIVEGLAQKIVSGDVPETLDGKQIYQLSLASLIAGAKFRGDFEERIKNLIDEIKKAGNLIIFIDEVHIIVGAGAPEGGMDAANILKPALARGEIQLIGATTIEEYRRYIEKDMALERRLQPIMVDEPSVRETVEILFGLRSRFEEFHKVSILDEALEKAAQFASRYLTDRFLPDKAIDLIDEAAAQLKLDCRRTPVELRKLQKGLVYIQQEEEEATRDQKYELAAMKHCQALELEQKIEILKKELMKIQGSAPQLTAEHVAVAVSEWTKIPVQKLCEREMAQMLNLKPMLSREIIGQDEALDTIASAIKRARVHLSNPNRPLGSFVFLGPSGVGKTETARVLARVLFDSDDALIRIDMSELMEKHAVSRLIGAPPGYIGYEKGGQLTEQVRRKPYSVILFDEIEKAHPDVFNILLQILEDGRLTSSQGKMVNFKNTIIIMTSNIGTRNISENSSIGFMDFSRDNRKELEKTLTRELKNQLNPELINRIDEIIIFNALSLEDIRKIAGIQFAAVQKRLLEENINLTVSDNLLSYLAKRAQSEKYGARPLRRLMERMICDFLAETMLEGNLSTGDEVKLEFDHIAEKILIKTTE; from the coding sequence ATGACTGAAGTATTCACCAACAGAGCCAAGAAAATCCTGTTCAGCGCTCAGGAGGAATCAGCTTTTCTCGGGAAATCTTACGTAGGCCCGGAACATCTCCTGCTGGCGATCGTCAAAGAAGCCGACGACGGGCTGAAGCGCTTGCTTGGAAACTTCAACCTCAGGTACAGCCATCTCAGGGTTGAGATCGAAGCACTCACTGCAAACACCAAGATCAAGGTAGCGGTTCATCGTGATCTGACCCCAGCTGCCAAGCTGGTTTTGCGGAATGCAGTGGAAGAAGCCTACGCTTGTGGAGCCATGCAGGCCGACCTTGAGCATCTGATGATTGCTCTGCTCAAGCTGGATGAGGGTATTATTCCAGTACTTTTTCGTGAGATCAGGATTGAGCGGATCGAGATCATCAACGCCATCTACACCATCTCAAGCAATGACAAATCAGATAAGAAAAACCCGAAACCTTCTTCCATGCTCGACCGTTGCGGCATCAACCTGACAGCGGAGGCGATGGCTCAACGGCTGGACCCTGTGATCGGCCGCAAGACTGAAATCAACCGCATGATCAGGATTCTGGCGCGCCGCTCCAAGAACAACCCTGTGCTGATTGGAGATCCCGGAGTCGGAAAAACGGCAATTGTGGAGGGGCTGGCACAGAAGATCGTGAGTGGAGATGTACCCGAAACCCTTGATGGCAAACAGATTTATCAACTATCTCTTGCTTCACTGATTGCCGGAGCGAAATTCAGGGGAGATTTTGAGGAACGGATAAAAAATCTGATCGATGAGATCAAGAAAGCCGGAAATCTGATCATCTTCATCGACGAAGTCCATATCATAGTTGGTGCCGGAGCTCCGGAGGGTGGCATGGATGCCGCCAATATTCTCAAGCCCGCTCTGGCCAGGGGAGAAATCCAGCTGATCGGAGCAACCACGATTGAAGAATACAGGCGATACATTGAAAAAGATATGGCTCTGGAACGGCGCCTTCAGCCGATTATGGTCGACGAGCCCTCAGTGCGGGAAACGGTCGAAATCCTATTCGGGCTTCGCAGTAGATTCGAGGAATTCCATAAAGTTTCGATTCTGGATGAAGCCCTGGAAAAAGCCGCACAATTCGCCTCGCGCTATCTGACCGACCGGTTCCTTCCGGACAAGGCAATCGACCTGATCGATGAAGCCGCGGCCCAGCTCAAGCTTGACTGCCGCCGTACCCCGGTTGAACTGCGTAAATTGCAGAAAGGACTCGTCTATATTCAGCAGGAAGAGGAAGAGGCCACCAGGGATCAGAAATACGAACTGGCCGCGATGAAACACTGCCAGGCGCTTGAATTGGAACAGAAAATCGAAATTCTTAAAAAGGAACTGATGAAAATCCAGGGCAGCGCACCGCAGCTTACCGCAGAACATGTCGCAGTTGCGGTCTCGGAATGGACCAAGATCCCGGTCCAGAAGCTTTGTGAACGGGAAATGGCGCAGATGCTCAATCTGAAACCAATGCTTTCCAGGGAAATCATCGGACAGGATGAAGCTCTGGATACAATCGCTTCAGCCATCAAGCGTGCCAGGGTGCACCTTTCCAATCCCAACAGACCGCTTGGATCTTTCGTTTTTCTGGGACCATCCGGTGTGGGCAAGACTGAAACCGCCCGGGTGCTGGCTAGAGTTCTGTTCGACTCGGATGATGCACTGATCAGGATCGACATGTCTGAACTGATGGAAAAACATGCAGTCAGCCGCCTGATCGGAGCCCCCCCGGGGTACATTGGCTATGAAAAGGGCGGCCAGCTGACTGAGCAGGTCAGGAGAAAACCGTATTCAGTGATTCTCTTCGATGAGATTGAAAAAGCCCATCCCGATGTATTCAATATTCTCCTGCAGATCCTGGAAGATGGGCGTTTAACCAGCTCCCAGGGGAAGATGGTTAATTTCAAGAATACCATCATCATCATGACATCCAACATCGGGACCAGAAACATCAGCGAGAATTCCAGCATCGGATTCATGGATTTCAGCCGTGACAATCGGAAAGAGCTGGAAAAAACTCTCACTAGAGAGTTGAAGAATCAGCTGAATCCTGAACTGATCAACCGCATTGATGAGATCATCATCTTTAACGCGCTTTCACTTGAAGACATCAGGAAGATAGCAGGAATCCAGTTCGCTGCAGTCCAGAAACGGCTGCTGGAAGAAAACATCAACCTGACTGTCAGCGATAATCTGCTCTCCTATCTTGCCAAACGGGCGCAGTCTGAAAAATATGGTGCGAGGCCACTGCGGAGACTGATGGAGCGGATGATTTGTGATTTTCTGGCTGAGACCATGCTGGAGGGGAACCTCTCCACTGGAGACGAAGTCAAGCTGGAATTCGATCATATAGCTGAAAAAATTCTGATCAAGACCACAGAATGA
- the eno gene encoding phosphopyruvate hydratase, giving the protein MSVIQEIFAREILDSRGNPTVEVECYLEDGTYGKACVPSGASTGEHEALELRDKKPNRYLGKGVEKAVDNVNEKIAPMLVGLDARDQLQIDQILLDLDGTSNKSKLGANAILGVSLACAYAAASTSALPLYRYLGGVNAKTLPVPMMNVLNGGAHADNNLDIQEFMVVPAGAPSFKEALRWSAETFHNLKKLLAEKKLTTAVGDEGGFAPNLKSNAEAIEYIIKAIKAAGYKEGKDIFIGLDVAASGLYDGKKYTLEGKKLSSSELISYYEGLVKKYPVISIEDGLAEDDWKGWKEMTERMGHKIQIIGDDLYVTNTERLARGIKDGSSNSVLIKLNQIGSLTETLDCIEMAKKAGFTAVISHRSGETEDTTIADLAVATNCGLLKSGSASRSERICKYNQLLRIEEELGEGAQYAGMKAFYSIKK; this is encoded by the coding sequence ATGAGCGTAATTCAGGAAATCTTTGCCCGCGAAATACTGGACTCCCGGGGTAATCCTACCGTGGAAGTCGAATGCTATCTGGAAGACGGGACTTATGGAAAAGCCTGCGTCCCCTCTGGTGCCTCCACTGGGGAGCATGAAGCCCTTGAACTGAGGGACAAGAAACCGAACCGCTACCTGGGCAAGGGAGTGGAAAAGGCTGTGGACAATGTGAATGAAAAGATCGCTCCGATGCTCGTGGGTCTGGATGCCCGCGACCAGCTTCAGATCGACCAGATCCTTTTAGACCTTGACGGCACAAGCAATAAGAGCAAACTGGGCGCCAACGCCATTCTGGGCGTGTCGCTGGCCTGCGCCTATGCCGCTGCCTCCACTTCGGCTCTGCCCCTCTATCGTTACCTGGGTGGCGTAAATGCCAAGACACTGCCTGTACCCATGATGAACGTCTTAAACGGTGGTGCCCATGCAGACAACAACCTGGACATCCAGGAATTCATGGTTGTTCCGGCCGGAGCCCCGAGTTTCAAGGAAGCGCTGCGCTGGAGTGCAGAGACTTTCCATAACCTGAAGAAGCTGCTGGCCGAAAAAAAACTCACCACAGCGGTCGGCGACGAGGGCGGATTTGCCCCCAACCTCAAGAGCAATGCCGAAGCCATCGAATACATCATCAAGGCCATCAAAGCCGCCGGCTACAAAGAAGGCAAAGACATCTTCATCGGCCTGGATGTGGCAGCCTCAGGCCTTTACGACGGCAAGAAATACACACTTGAAGGAAAAAAGCTGAGTTCTTCTGAACTGATTTCCTATTATGAAGGTCTGGTCAAGAAATATCCTGTGATCTCGATCGAAGACGGCCTGGCAGAGGACGACTGGAAGGGCTGGAAAGAGATGACAGAGAGAATGGGCCACAAGATCCAGATTATCGGTGACGATCTTTACGTAACCAATACCGAGAGACTGGCCAGGGGCATCAAGGATGGCTCATCCAATTCCGTCCTGATCAAGCTCAACCAGATCGGCAGCCTCACTGAAACCCTGGACTGCATCGAAATGGCAAAAAAAGCCGGTTTCACTGCTGTCATCTCACACCGCTCCGGCGAAACAGAAGACACCACAATCGCGGATCTTGCGGTAGCCACTAACTGCGGGCTGCTCAAGTCAGGCTCAGCTTCACGCTCAGAACGCATCTGCAAGTACAATCAGCTCCTGAGGATTGAGGAGGAACTGGGCGAAGGTGCTCAATATGCAGGGATGAAAGCCTTTTACTCGATTAAAAAATAA
- a CDS encoding xanthine dehydrogenase family protein molybdopterin-binding subunit has translation MSVGKSVARKDALEKVRGTEKFVADLRLPGMLYAKMVMSSSAHAQINLKGISDRKLRKNTLILTAADIPGKNILPLVFSDMPFLPVAEVNFHGQPIALIAAEDKNTLIDAVRAYKVEYMPLPAVLSIEDALKKDAPRVYGTDNIFKSYRIVKGNAHEAFKQAPRIAEDTYRTPYQEHAYLETQGMLAVPDSDGSMTVYGSMQCPFYVRDAVASILGLPLSKVRIIQAATGGGFGGKEDIPSLMAAYASLLSWKSGRPVQLVLSREEDLIFSSKRHPSITHYRTAYDEQGRIKAVIVKYYLNAGAYATLSPVVLWRGTVHAAGPYRIDNVLVETYAVATNLVPCGAYRGFGTPQILFAHESQLDEIAHSLGRDPLEIRRINLISEGDTTATNQKLTESVGARETLEKALKSSGYKQKIFEFKNNPGKEEWRKGIGLSTVFYGVGLGAGGKHLDRSGAFVQLNADGSAEVAAGNTEMGQGYKTVIAQIAASELGISYERVRILDVDSSRVPDSGPTVASRATFMSGNAVIVACRELKTRLLPALSEKFSTSVSAPDVLWKNDKVIQIATGREIELQELAKFALYEKKTGLSTVGWYVAPNTTFDNENGQGDAYFTYSYATNIAEVAVNLRTGEIKVERITACHEIGKAINPQQVEGQIQGGTLQGAGYATCEEILHDNGLMKTTGFSTYIIPTVLDAPEIVPLIAEKPYSQGPYGGKGFGELPLMGVAPAITNAVRNATGVKFCQIPLTPERVFQQLKDANQAILKTAKKN, from the coding sequence ATGTCTGTCGGCAAGTCGGTAGCCAGGAAAGATGCACTGGAAAAAGTCAGGGGAACTGAGAAGTTCGTAGCGGACCTCAGGCTTCCAGGAATGCTTTATGCAAAGATGGTGATGAGCTCATCTGCTCATGCTCAGATAAATCTCAAGGGTATCTCCGACCGGAAGCTCCGGAAAAACACGCTCATCCTGACTGCAGCGGACATCCCAGGGAAAAACATCCTGCCTCTGGTTTTTTCGGACATGCCGTTTCTACCGGTAGCTGAAGTTAATTTCCACGGCCAGCCCATAGCCTTGATCGCTGCAGAAGATAAAAATACGCTGATTGATGCAGTCAGGGCTTACAAGGTGGAATACATGCCCCTTCCAGCCGTTCTCTCCATCGAAGACGCTCTGAAGAAGGACGCCCCCAGGGTTTATGGTACAGATAATATTTTCAAATCATACAGGATCGTCAAAGGCAATGCGCACGAAGCTTTCAAGCAAGCTCCTCGGATCGCTGAAGATACCTACCGCACTCCTTATCAGGAGCATGCCTATCTGGAAACACAAGGCATGCTTGCAGTCCCCGACTCTGACGGCAGCATGACTGTCTATGGCTCCATGCAGTGCCCGTTTTACGTGCGGGACGCCGTGGCCTCGATACTGGGGCTGCCGCTCTCCAAGGTGCGGATCATTCAGGCTGCCACAGGTGGAGGATTCGGCGGCAAGGAAGATATCCCTTCGCTGATGGCTGCCTATGCATCGCTGCTCTCGTGGAAATCCGGCAGACCTGTACAGCTTGTGCTCTCGCGAGAAGAAGACCTGATCTTCTCCAGCAAGCGCCACCCGAGCATTACACACTACAGAACCGCTTACGACGAACAGGGGCGGATCAAAGCTGTGATAGTAAAATATTATTTAAACGCGGGAGCCTATGCCACTCTCTCGCCGGTCGTGCTCTGGCGGGGGACAGTGCATGCCGCGGGCCCCTATCGGATTGACAATGTGCTGGTCGAGACATATGCGGTGGCCACTAATCTGGTGCCCTGCGGCGCTTACCGGGGTTTCGGGACGCCGCAGATCCTGTTTGCTCATGAAAGCCAGCTGGACGAGATAGCTCACTCGCTGGGCAGGGATCCTCTGGAAATACGCAGGATCAACCTGATTTCCGAAGGCGATACCACTGCCACAAATCAGAAACTGACGGAATCTGTGGGAGCCAGGGAAACGCTGGAAAAAGCCTTGAAAAGCAGCGGCTACAAACAGAAGATTTTTGAATTTAAGAACAATCCGGGAAAAGAGGAATGGCGAAAAGGCATCGGCTTATCCACTGTTTTTTATGGAGTGGGGCTGGGAGCCGGCGGCAAACACCTGGACCGAAGCGGAGCTTTTGTCCAGCTGAATGCAGACGGCAGCGCAGAAGTGGCTGCAGGCAACACAGAGATGGGGCAGGGATATAAAACCGTAATCGCCCAGATTGCCGCATCGGAACTTGGGATCAGTTACGAGCGGGTCCGGATCCTGGATGTCGATTCCAGCCGCGTCCCTGACTCTGGCCCTACTGTAGCTTCCAGAGCCACATTCATGTCCGGGAACGCTGTGATCGTCGCTTGCCGTGAGCTCAAGACGAGGCTCCTGCCGGCACTTTCGGAAAAATTCTCCACCAGTGTTTCTGCCCCTGATGTTTTGTGGAAAAACGATAAAGTGATTCAGATTGCCACAGGCAGGGAAATTGAGCTGCAGGAGCTCGCGAAATTTGCTCTTTACGAGAAAAAGACCGGCTTGTCGACTGTGGGATGGTATGTTGCTCCCAACACGACCTTTGACAATGAAAACGGGCAGGGAGATGCCTATTTCACATATTCCTATGCCACCAATATTGCGGAAGTGGCTGTAAATCTTAGAACCGGTGAAATTAAAGTGGAGCGGATCACTGCCTGCCATGAGATCGGGAAAGCTATCAATCCTCAGCAGGTTGAAGGCCAGATTCAGGGCGGCACTCTGCAGGGCGCAGGTTACGCCACCTGCGAAGAAATACTGCACGACAATGGTCTGATGAAGACTACCGGCTTTTCAACTTACATCATTCCCACTGTGCTCGATGCTCCTGAAATCGTACCCTTGATTGCTGAAAAACCATACAGCCAGGGTCCATACGGCGGGAAAGGGTTTGGAGAATTACCGCTGATGGGTGTGGCTCCTGCAATCACCAATGCAGTCAGGAATGCTACGGGTGTTAAATTCTGTCAGATACCACTTACTCCTGAGAGAGTTTTTCAGCAACTGAAAGATGCGAACCAAGCCATTTTAAAAACGGCAAAAAAGAATTAG